One segment of Polyangiaceae bacterium DNA contains the following:
- a CDS encoding tetratricopeptide repeat protein codes for MSTRSKLDPTTQAMLLRQLYLAHYEEERFEQAILASEQALVLDVLPDVAHQDAARAKQAQGDIEGAATHLRLAARSSPPNRKAFHWWTLGSLYYLDKRYIDAIAALSRAARWGTTDKPLYQGHLALAQLASGQTVPNIDRIITRLADVPAGGGYGRFVLGLLAIHAGRHEEAKKYLRSFIDRSTSGRRAMAISLRGEIEAARMALDEITPP; via the coding sequence CTGAGCACTCGGTCGAAGCTCGATCCCACCACGCAGGCGATGCTCCTGCGCCAGCTCTACCTCGCGCACTACGAAGAAGAACGCTTCGAACAAGCGATCCTCGCATCCGAACAAGCTCTGGTGCTCGATGTGCTTCCCGACGTGGCCCATCAAGACGCAGCACGTGCAAAACAGGCGCAAGGGGACATCGAGGGCGCAGCCACGCATTTGCGCCTCGCAGCTCGATCGAGCCCACCGAATCGCAAGGCGTTCCATTGGTGGACCCTTGGAAGCTTGTATTATTTGGACAAACGCTACATCGATGCAATCGCGGCGCTTTCCCGCGCGGCGCGCTGGGGAACCACGGACAAACCGCTGTACCAAGGTCATTTGGCGCTGGCGCAGCTAGCGAGCGGACAAACCGTCCCCAACATCGACCGCATCATCACGCGTCTCGCCGATGTGCCGGCGGGTGGTGGTTACGGGCGGTTCGTGCTGGGGCTTTTGGCCATCCACGCCGGTCGGCACGAGGAAGCGAAGAAGTATCTTCGCAGCTTCATCGATCGGAGCACCTCGGGTCGGCGCGCGATGGCCATCTCGCTTCGCGGCGAAATCGAAGCTGCTCGGATGGCGCTCGATGAAATTACCCCGCCCTGA